A part of Arachis hypogaea cultivar Tifrunner chromosome 12, arahy.Tifrunner.gnm2.J5K5, whole genome shotgun sequence genomic DNA contains:
- the LOC112729973 gene encoding pathogenesis-related protein PR-1 type-like yields MASDSKALLADEFLHAHNWVRNKYNLPPYTWDENLESIARKYLMERYDDCRVIHSKYGYGENLFWGKKLHWTPSDVIYFWYTEKDWYDFNKLTCTPPPPSKPNRPPKMCGHFTQIVWRDSLRVGCGLQHCNDRNAGMLIACEYDPPGNYANENPLEQHI; encoded by the coding sequence ATGGCTTCTGATAGTAAAGCTTTATTGGCAGATGAATTTCTTCATGCACACAATTGGGTGAGAAACAAGTACAATCTACCGCCATACACGTGGGATGAGAATCTTGAAAGTATCGCTCGCAAATATCTCATGGAGCGATATGATGATTGCAGGGTTATCCATTCAAAATATGGCTACGGTGAGAACTTGTTTTGGGGAAAGAAGTTACATTGGACCCCTTCTGATGTTATATATTTTTGGTACACAGAAAAAGATTGGTATGATTTTAACAAGCTTACTTGCactccaccaccaccatcaaAACCAAATCGTCCTCCAAAAATGTGTGGTCATTTCACACAAATTGTATGGAGAGACTCATTGCGTGTTGGGTGTGGCCTACAACATTGCAATGATCGTAATGCTGGCATGCTCATTGCTTGTGAATATGACCCTCCTGgtaactatgctaatgagaaccCTTTAGAACAACATATTTAG